The window GATCACGACTCCGTTCGTCAAGAAACCACGCATAGCCAAACCGCCGTGTGATGTTGCGTTTCGAGAATATCAGTGAAGCCCGCTGCCGTCCATCGGCTCGTTAAAGCTAAAGCAGCACCATGATGGTGTTGCCGAAGGAGTGCATCACCACCGGCAAGAGCAGGCTTCCTGTGCGCATCCGCACCCAGATCGCCAGCAGCGACGGCACGGCGGTTAGCGCGAAATAGATCGGGTCGAAGCCGAATGCCCCTTGCGAATAGCTGAAAGCATGTGCGAGCCCAAAGGCGATGCAGGCGAGCAGCGCGCCCCAGCTCCAGTCGATCCCCAGCCAGTGTGACCGGCCACGAAACGCCTCGAAGAAAGCGAGCAGCAGGATACCCCGATAGAGGGGCTCCTCCTCGAAACTCGGCATGGTCAGCTGGAAGGCAATCGTCTCTGCCGAAGCATCCTCATTGGGAAACACGAGCGCAAGCGTGAGGAAGAACAGGCAATACAGCAGAGCGACCGGCAGGGCGCTGTGCAGGCTGCCCGGTGCCTGCGCCAATGTCAGGCCTGATCGTTTCCAGCCAAATGCCGGGTGCGCGGCAATCGCGAGCGTTGCCAGCAGCGCCAGTGCCTTGCCCTGCCAATTCCATTCCAGGTCCGGAGCGATCCGCGGCAGGGTGCCGTAGAGATTGGTGAGCAGCGCATCGTTGATCAGGATCAGACCGCCCGCCATCAGCAGCCAGCGGATGGAAAAGTTCCGCCGATCCAGCAGGCCCAGTGCAATACCCGCACCGAGCAGGATGGCGATAATCGCCCCAATCGCAATCAAGCCGTCGGGCATCTATCCTCTTCCCTTCTGCAGTTGAGGATGCTGATCATGCTGCGGCTGAATATTGACCGAATTACCGCCCCGCTTCGCTCGACTTCAGCCAGCCGACCATGCGCTTCCACGTTGGCTTGCCATCGTTGAGCAGGCTCGCGCGGAAGAGGCGGCCGAGCAGGCGCAGCTCGATCCATACAAAGATCACCATCAGCACCATCGTGCCGATGATTTCCCATGTCGCAACGCCCGTCCCAAGTCGGGCGAGCATCGCAAACGGCGTATAGATCGGGATCCATGAGAGCACCTTCACCACCAGCTGATCGGGGCCGCTGATCGCCGCCTGCATCACAATCAGGACCGGGATCATGATGAGCAGGATGACCGGGGTGAGATAGCTTTGCGCATCCTGCATGCTCTCGCTCACCGCGCCGATGGCGAGGAACATCATGGCGAGCACGATGTAGCCAGTGACGAAGTAGAACAGCATCGCAAAGATCAGCAGCGGATCGTCCAGCGCCTCGAGCGAAGGCCGCAGCACATCCGCGGCGAAACCTTCAAAATAGAGCGCTCCGATCAGGCCCGTGCCGGCCCACACGACAATGATCATGAAGCCGACCGCGCCAAGACCCAGCAGCTTGCCCTGCATCAGCGCATCAGGCTTGATACAGGCGAGCACGCTTTCGACGAGCTTGTTGGACCGCTCTTCAACCACGCCCTGCAGCATCAGCGATCCGGTAGTGACCGCGGTGATGAGAAGCAGATAGACAAGGGCAATCGGCACCACCGATCGGGTCGCGACAACGCTGCGGCCAGCACCCGGAGGCGGCTCGATCACGGAGACCGGCGCCTGCAGTCCCTGAATGGCGAGCGCAGCATCGGGCGCTATACCCTGCGCTGCAAAGGCACCGTCCCGCAGGCTGCCGGAAAGCTCTTCACGGATGATACGGATCAGCCCGGTATTCGATCGGCCGTTGGTGAAAACGCGCGCTTCCGCGCCGGGTTCGCCGAAGTTTGCAGGGATTTGCAGCACCGCACCGAAGGGGAGCTCCCGGTCTTCGATATCAACGTCGCCTTCAAGCGCCGCGATCAGTTGCTCGTCCGGCTCCTCACCTGCCGCGGGCAAATTCAGTCCATCGGGGAAGGCGACCTGCTCGTAAGATCGATCATCGGGTTCGAATTCGGGTACGCCTTCCTCGCGGAAGGGTTCGAGAGCTTCGATGGCCGCTTCCGACCCGCCCATGTCGGCGAACCGCTGGATTTCGGCCGGTATCAGCCAGCTCTGGCGGCTCGCCCATGGCGCATCGGGAACCGCGTCCTGCAATTCCCAGCGTTCGACGTATTCGGCGAGGTCGCGCAGTTCGCTCGCCTGATAATCCAGTTCCAGCCGCGCGGTAATGCGCTCTTCATAGGCGTCGGTCTCGTCGACAATGCTGAATGCGACCGAGCGTTCGGGCGCGAGCTTGCTGCTGGCAAAGCCCGAAATGGCAAGCGCAACCGGCACGGCAGCAATCATGAACCAGAAGCCCTTGGTGCCAAGGACCTGGCGAATTTCGCGCATGGCGACAAGCATGACTTCTCTCATCGCTCGATCTCCTCATTGGCACCGACAAAGTGGATGAACACCTCATGCAGGCTGGGTGTCTGCACATCGAAACTGCGCAGGCCGAAACCGTTCGTGGTGCAATGTTCCAGCAGCTGCTCGGGCGTGACCCCGGCGCTCAGCCGAACGTCATATTGGGTCCAGCCATCCTCGGCTGCGCCAATGGCTTCGGCGTGATCGACCCCCGGCAGGGCCGTTGGTGCAGTCCTGCTGGCGAGTGCGAGGCGCGCAGGCAATGCGGCGCGCGCTTCATCCTGTGTGCCATCGAAAGCCTTTTTTCCGCGCGCCAGCATCAGCAGGCGATCGCACAGGCGCTCGGCATGCTGCATGACATGGGTGGAGAAGATCACCGTCGCGCCACCCTTTGCGGCATCGGCGATCAGGTCTTCGAGCATCTTCTGGTTCACTGGATCGAGGCCGGAAAACGGCTCATCGAGCATCAGCAGCTTGGGCGAGTTGACCAGCGCAGTCGCCACCTGCACCTTTTGCGCCATACCCTTGGAAAGTTTCTCGACCGGGGATTTGGCCCAATCGGCGAGTTCCAACCGTTCGAGCAGCGCCATGGCAGATTGTTTGGCGGGGCCCGGCTCCATCCGCTTCAGCCGCGCGAAATAGACAATCGTGTCGAGCACGCTCATCTTCTTGTAGAGCCCGCGCTCCTCGGGAAGGAAGCCGATGTCGCTCGCATTTTCGCGGCTGGGCGGGCTGCCGAGCACATCGATCCGGCCAGCAGTTGGGGTCAGAATATCGAGCGCCATGCGCAGCGAAGTCGTCTTCCCCGCGCCATTGCCGCCGAGGAATCCGAAGATCGTGCCTTCTGGGATCGAAAAGCTGAGATCGTCGACGGCTGTAAAATCACCAAAACGCTTGGTGACGCCGTCGAAAGCGAGTGCCGTGGCGGCCATGTGAGTGATGCTCCCGAAAGACCCCGGGCGCTAGCGACGCCCTAGCGCGGAGTTAACCCGCTCTGCGACCGGCTGACAAGCGCCAAGCGCCCGAAATTACCGGCCTTCCGCCTTTTGGCGGATCACTTCGAGCACATTGGCCTGGATATCGCCGAGGAACAGGTCGCCCCAGAGCGCGGCATATCCGTTGAAATGGGTCTGCGCGGCGTAGGTTGTATGGAGCCGCAGTAGGTGGCGGCCATCCGGCAAGGGCTCGAGCTCGTATCCCCCGCTTTGGATGCGCATGTAGGGGCCATCGGGCCGCAAATGCGGGTCGGTAATGTCCCAGCCGTCGCTTTGCGTAAAATCGAACTGCCAGCCGATATTGCGGCCCGGTTCCCAGCGATCGACTACTTCGTCGAAATACACGCCCCGGTCCCAACGCGCGTGGCGGCGTGCGCCGACCCCCTTGCCATCGAGCTGCGCAAAACGCGGACGCGGGATGCCGATGACGCTCTGGCTAATATTCCACTGCCCCGCATCCGGATCGACATGGCCCATGCCCTGCATCAGCGGCCAGATCTCTTCGGCAGGCGCATCGATCACGACCTCGTCGGTGACGGTGTAATGGGCAATCGGCGGAGTGAGCGTCGTTTCGACAAACAGTGCAATCATGGGCAGCACGAGCAGGCCATGCGCGGCGAAGGTATCGGCGACATTGTCCTCCCCGTTTTGGTCACGCAGCATCCAGGTGAACAGCGTGCCTGCCATCCCAAACAGGATCCAAAGCGGTGCCAGCATGGCGATGCACACCGCGCCTTCCTGCAATACGAACACAGAGACCAGCACCATGCCGGCCCCGCTCACGAGCGGGACGAGCGCATAGTAGCGGCGGCTGCGTGTGCCGAGCGGATCTCCGACATAGGCAATGAAGGCGCAGATCGCGGCTGGCTGTATAATCGTGAAGCTGACCGAGACCACGCCGCTGTCGGGCCGCGCCCACTCAACGAAGAAAAAGCAGCCTATCGCCCAAAGCGCTGCGATTCCGCAGGCCTTTGCAATTTGCCATCCGGCCGCCTTTGGCTTCGTATCTGTCATCGCGCGTCTCCGCCTGCCGCCGCGGTGCCCCTGGCCTGAGTGCTCGAGGGGCTTGACCGACTCGATTGGTTCCTTTATTTCAGTTTTTACAGAAATGAAAGAGAGATGAGAATAAACGCATGAAAGTGATCGACATCCCCGAAGCCCGCGCTTTCATCCTCCACTGGGGGGAAATGGGTAGCCATTGGGGCGTGAACCGGTCGGTCAGCCAGGTGCATGCACTGCTCTATCTCAGCGAAGAGCCGATGCATGCGGAGGAAATCTGCGAGACGCTCAGCCTCGCGCGCAGCAATGTCAGCACCGCGCTCAAGGAATTGCAGAGCTATGGCATCGTCACCCGCACCCATATCATCGGCGACAGGCGCGATCATTTCACCGCCGAGACCGATCTGTGGGACATGCTGATGAAGATCGTGATCGAGCGCAAGAAGCGCGAGATCGACCCGACCATCCAGACCCTGTCCGACCTCACCGACCAGATGGCCGCGCGCGATGATGTGCCCGAATATGTGCGCGAGCGGATCGGGCGGATGCACGATTTCATGGGCACGCTGTCAGGCTGGTACGACGATGTGCGCCGCCTGCCCAAATCCACTCTCGTCGCGCTGATGAAAATGGGCGGCAAAGTCGCCCGCTTCATCCCCGTCCGCAACCAGACGAAGCACTAGAGCCTCTTCGCAGGAGCAAGCCATGCAGACCACGCCAACACCTCCTCACGCCCCTGCATTTCGGAAATTACCGAAAGGACAGGATGTGCCGTCGCATCTCAAGGCGTTTGGCGTGGCAGTGGCTGCCGGGACGATGGCAGGTGGCGGGCCATGGCTCTTGCTCTCAATACCACTGGCGATTGATCGTCTTGGAACCATCGGTCTGCTGGATGCGATAAGAGTGATGCTTGCCCCGTTGCTTTTTGGAGCACCCTTTGCGTTGCTCGGCATGCTGACAGTCGGACTGGGCGCAACCCGATTACTGCATCACAACTCTCGTGAAAGCATGCTGTCCTACCTGGCAGCTGGCGTGATCGGAGGCGCGATTATCGCTCTGCTGTTCGTGCTCATTCTGAGCGGCGAACTCACCGAATACCCGCTTTTTGCGATTTTCAGCGTGCTGGGCGGCGCCGGTGCGAGCCTCACATGGGGGCGACATCGCATGCGGCTCAAGAGGCTACGCGAAAAAGCGCGAGCCGAGCCCGCCAATCCCATTCACGACCTGCTGTTTTGAATCCCCAGTCAACCAATCCCAAGCGGACTAACCAAGGAGAAGTCCCATGATCGAAGCCAGCTATTTCGCCTATCTCATCATCGCCATTGCCATGACCGGTTGGGTGGCGCGTACGCTCAGCGTCAATGGCGAGGTGTTCCTGGTCGATTGCTTCGGCCATGATGAAGTGCTGGCGCGCAGCACCAACCACTTGCTCGTCGTAGGCTTCTACCTCGTCAATATCGGCTTCATCCTGCTGACCATCAGCCTTGGCAGCGAGCCGACCACCTATGCCGAGGCCATCCGCTTCGTAGCCACCAAGGTCGGCCTTGCCGTGCTGGTGCTCGGCTGCTGGCACTTCTTCAACATGCGCGCGATTGCCCTTTACGGTCGCAAGGTCGGCCGCTGGGTGCGCGAGCAGAAGGGTGATCTCGCCCTCGCGGATTGAGGCACTGTCCTCGATTGCCCACCCCCGACCCCTCCCGCTTGCGGGAGGGGAGCGAGACTTGGCCCATCCCGGACTTGTTCCGAGGTGGGCTTAGTCGCAGCGGGGTGGGCTGGTTTAAAAAGGGCCAGAGCACCTTCCGCTCGGCTACTTTGCTGCTAGACCAGCTCCCATGAGAACCCGCCGCAATTCGCCATGGCTCGCGCTGGGCATCCTCGCTGCGATTGCGACGGTCGGCTTTATCGATCGCATTGTCGTCAATGTGCTGGTCGAGCCGATCAAGCAGGAATTCGGCCTCAGCGATACGCAAGTCTCCATGCTGACATGGGCCTTCGCGGCGCTGAATGTGCTCGGCGGATTTGTGACCGCGCGCTTTGCCGAACGGGTGCGGCGGCTCACTCTGATTGCAGGCGGGGTCACCATATGGTCGATGTTTACCGCTGCCTGCGGGCTGGCGGGGAGCTGGGTCCAGCTGCTCACCGCGCGCATGGGCGTAGGCCTTGGCGAAGCCATCGGACTGCCGCCCAACCAGTCGGTGATCTCCGATTATTTCCCCGCCAACAAGCGCGGCCTCGCGATCTCGATCCTGCTGCTTTCCCCGCCTCTGGGAGCCTTCATCGGCTTTGTCGGCGGCGGCTATGTCGCGCAGAATTTCGGGTGGGAAGCGACCTTCCTCGTCGCTGCCATTCCCGGCTTCGTGCTGGGCATCGCCGCCTATATCTTCGTGGGCGAACCTAGGCGCGGTCAATTCGATGCCGAGCAAGGCGATGACGTCCCGCCGATCAGCGCCTTTATCGAGCGGATCTGGTCTCTGCCGAGTGCGCGATACCTGATCCTCGGCAGCTTCATCGCGGCCGCGCTCAGCTATGCGCTCAACTTCTTTTTCGCATCGCTGCTGGTGCGCAAGTTCGATATGGGGCTGGCCGAAGCAGGGCTGTACACCGGCGTGCTGGCGAGCCTTCCCGCCGCGCTCTCCATTGTCGGCGCAGGCTGGCTGGGTGACCGGCTGGGAGAGCGCAATCCTGCGGCATACGCGCTGATACCCGGCGTCGGCCTCGCGATCGGCGGACCGCTCGGCGTGTTCGGTATTCTGCAGGGCGATCTCACCATCCTGCTGGTGTGCGTTGGCGGGTCGATTTTCTTCACGCTCAGCTATCTCGGGATCACTTTCGCCACCATCCAGAACTTGATGCACCCGCGCATGCGCGCGACTGCCTCGGCTACGCTCAATGGCATCTATACGCTCGCCGGCGGCGTCGGGCCGACGCTGATCGGGCTGCTGAGTGATGCCTTGAGCGAGGAGCATGGCGCGGGACAGGGCCTTGCCATTGCTATGGCCATTGGCGGCGCGGTCTATCTGCTGGCGGCGCTATTCTACTTCCTCGCCGCGCGCCATCTGCGCAGCGATACGGAGCGGGTCAGCGGCGCAAGGGCAGCAGTCTGAGCCCAGCAAGGCTGCGCCACAGCCACTCCGCCGGACCCTGCCGGAACCGCGCGAGCCAGAGCGGCGACCAGATCAGCATCAGCGTGACCGGCAGCAGCACCAGTGCCTCTGCCATGCCGCGCCCGATCTCTCCGTAAAGCCCCAGCCCGCATGCGTGGAACAGTGCGGCGAACACCACGCTGGTGGCGAGGTAATTGGTGAGCGCCATGCGCCCCGTCGCTGCCAGCCGCGTGGTCAGGCGCGCCCCGCTCCATCGCCCGCCGAACAGCGCCATTGCGGCGGCGGCATAGGCGACACCGAGCAGCAGGTCGAACGGCCCCGTAAAAGCGAAGAAAAGCGAAGCCATGACGATAGCATCGAAGCCCGAAGCGATCGCCCATGCCGCGAGTGCAACCAGAGGCGGCACGGAAACCAGCGCCAGCCGCTTCGCCAGACCCAAGGCCCGCGACGTTTCCCATTGCCCCGCCAGCATGCCGCTACGCCACAGGCCGAGGCCGACCAGCATCGCTGCGAGATTGGTGGGCACCTGCACGACTGCGGCAAACAGCATCGTTTCCAGCTCGCCGAGCCGTCGCGCAATCCGCTCGCCGAAACCTTCCTCCGACCGCTGCAGAAAGTCCGCCGTCGTCTCCGGATTAAACCCATAGGTCTGTTCCGCCGATGCCACGGATGCCGTGTCCGGATCGACAAGATAGAAAATCGCGAAGGCTCCGGCGACGAGCGTTTGCACCGTGACGATTACCCCCGCAGCAACAAGCAGGCGCCGTACAGGCCAGCCCAGCACAAAAGGCAGCAGACAGCCGGTGAGCGCGTAACTCCGCAGGATATCGTTCCCTGCGAGCAATATCGCGTGGAGCAAGCCGATCAGGAGCAAGACCGCCATGCGCGCATAGTGATCGCGCCGCGGGTGCGCGGTCGCCTTGTCCAGCAGGATCGCCACGCCAGCCCCGAACATCATCGCGAAGAGGGTGCGGAACTTGTCCTCGACCAACACAAAGGTGATCGCCCAGAGCACGGTTTCGAGCGGCCCGTCGCCGCCGCCCGCGCGCGGATTGATATAGGCGGCAGGCACCATCGACCAGGCGATGACATTCATCGGGATGATGCCGATCACCGCCACGCCGCGCAGCGCGTCGAGCGCTTCGATCCGCTTTTTCGCAGGAGCGGCGGTGAGCGAAGTGTCTTGCGTGCTCACCGCCCGTCTCGTGTCAGGTCAGGCCAAAGCTGCCTTGAGATCGTCCACCAGATCGGTGCGTTCCCACGGAAAGGCATCCCCTTCTGCCGAGCGGCCGAAGTGACCGTATGCGGCGCTCTGGCGATAGATCGGCTTGTTGAGGCCGAGGTGCGTGCGGATGCCGCGCGGGGTCAGGTCGCCCAGCTTGGCAATGGAGCGGATCGCATCCTCGATCTTGTCGTCTGCCACCGTGCCGGTGCCGTGGGTGTCGACATAGAGCGACAGCGGCTTCGACACGCCAATGGCATAGGCGAGCTGGATCGTGCACTTCGTGGCAAGGCCAGCCGCGACGATATTCTTGGCGAGGTAGCGGGTGATGTAAGCCGCGCTGCGGTCTACCTTGGTCGGGTCCTTGCCCGAAAACGCGCCCCCGCCGTGCGGGCTTGCGCCGCCATAGGTATCGACAATGATCTTGCGACCGGTGAGGCCGGCATCGCCATCGGGGCCGCCGATTTCGAAGCTGCCCGTGGGGTTGATGTGCCACACGGTGTTGTCGGTGATGAAACCATCGGGAAGGATATTGCCAACCACGCCCTTCACATAGGCATGAAGTTCGGCCTCCTTTTCGCCCTTGTCGTAACCCGGCGCGTGCTGGGTCGAGACGACGATTGCGGTGCATTCCACCGGCTTGCCGTTTTCATACCGCAGCGTGACCTGGCTCTTGCTGTCGGGCTCGAGGAAAGGCGCGGTGCCATTCTTCCGGTCGGTCGCCATCTGCTGCAGGATCTTGTGGCTGTAATCGAGCGTCGCGGGCATGAGGTCAGGCGTCTCGTCACAGGCAAAGCCGAACATGATGCCCTGGTCGCCCGCGCCTTCGTCCTTGTTGCCGCTGGAATCGACACCCTGCGCGATATGCGCGCTCTGGCCGTGGAGGTGGTTCTCGAAAGTCAGCGTTTCCCAGTGGAAGCCATCCTGCTCGTAACCGATTTCCTTGACGGTGTTGCGGGCGATCTGTTCGATTTCAGCCTTCTTGCCCGGCAACCAATCGCCATCTTCAAAAACTCCGCGACAGCGAATCTCACCAGCAAGAATGACACGCTGAGTGGCGGTCAACGTCTCGCAGGCGACACGAGCTTCGTTGTCGTGACGGAGCATAAAATCGACGATGGCATCGGAAATCTGGTCGGAAACCTTGTCCGGATGGCCTTCGGAGACGCTTTCGGACGTAAACAGGTAGGATTGGCGCATGTTGGAGATTGCCTTCTCTTTAATTCGAATAGGATATTCAGCGGGCGGCTCTAACCGGCTCTCCGCCCTCTTGCAACGATAGCAAGCGCAAGGAGTGATATTGCCCATAAAAGCGGGAGTATATTGCCCAAACGTGCGAACAGAGTGGGATCGGCCGCGGGCGGAATGATCGCGTCGATCCGGTCCTCCTCGCTCGGCCTGAGATAAGCGCGCACAACGCCGCGCGGATCGATCACGGCGCTATAGCCATTGTTGGTCGCGCGCAGCACGGGCAGCCCCTCCTCAATCGCGCGCATGCGTGACTGGGCGAGAAATTGCGGCGGACCGTTGGATCCGAACCAGCCTTCACTCGACGGGTTGTAAATGTAATCGGGACGCGCATCGCGGTCGACGACTTGGCCGGAGAATATGATCTCAAAGCATATCTGCGGGCTGACGCTGCCGAACTCTTGCAGGTCGAGCGTCTGCGCACCCGGCCCGGGCCAGAAATCGATGGAGCCAGCCACAAGGCGGCTCAGCCCGATCGGCTCAAGCCATTCGCGCATGGGGAGATATTCACCGTAGGGCACCAGATGCGCCTTGGCATATCCGGCAAGGATCTCACCTTCCGGCGAGAGGGCCGTCACCGCATTGCGGGCACCGAGCGCGCGCACATAGCCGGTTTCATCCTCGCCGATTTCCAGATCGATCGCGCCGGTGAGGAGCACACTGTTTTCGCCCACCGTCCCGCCAATACGGCGGCGTGCGAATTCGGGACTGCCGAGCGCGGTGGTCGCATCGTAATAGCGCTGCGGATAGCCGGGGCGCAAATAGTCCGCCATGCCGCTTTCGGGCCAGAGGACGACGCGCGGACCGGATTGCTCGTCAGCTGCGCGTGCGGAAAGCCCGGCGAGCTCCTGGAAATTCGCCTCATAACGGCGCGGGTCGGCAATATCGGGCTGCGGAATTTGCGGCTGCACGATGGTGACCACCTGCGTGCCTTCGCGCGGCGCAGGGGCGGGCCAGTACATCCCAGCGATCAGCAGCGCGCTCACCAGAATACCGACACGCCAGCGCCGC is drawn from Aurantiacibacter sp. MUD61 and contains these coding sequences:
- a CDS encoding CPBP family intramembrane glutamic endopeptidase, BDIM_20840 family, which gives rise to MPDGLIAIGAIIAILLGAGIALGLLDRRNFSIRWLLMAGGLILINDALLTNLYGTLPRIAPDLEWNWQGKALALLATLAIAAHPAFGWKRSGLTLAQAPGSLHSALPVALLYCLFFLTLALVFPNEDASAETIAFQLTMPSFEEEPLYRGILLLAFFEAFRGRSHWLGIDWSWGALLACIAFGLAHAFSYSQGAFGFDPIYFALTAVPSLLAIWVRMRTGSLLLPVVMHSFGNTIMVLL
- a CDS encoding ABC transporter permease; amino-acid sequence: MREVMLVAMREIRQVLGTKGFWFMIAAVPVALAISGFASSKLAPERSVAFSIVDETDAYEERITARLELDYQASELRDLAEYVERWELQDAVPDAPWASRQSWLIPAEIQRFADMGGSEAAIEALEPFREEGVPEFEPDDRSYEQVAFPDGLNLPAAGEEPDEQLIAALEGDVDIEDRELPFGAVLQIPANFGEPGAEARVFTNGRSNTGLIRIIREELSGSLRDGAFAAQGIAPDAALAIQGLQAPVSVIEPPPGAGRSVVATRSVVPIALVYLLLITAVTTGSLMLQGVVEERSNKLVESVLACIKPDALMQGKLLGLGAVGFMIIVVWAGTGLIGALYFEGFAADVLRPSLEALDDPLLIFAMLFYFVTGYIVLAMMFLAIGAVSESMQDAQSYLTPVILLIMIPVLIVMQAAISGPDQLVVKVLSWIPIYTPFAMLARLGTGVATWEIIGTMVLMVIFVWIELRLLGRLFRASLLNDGKPTWKRMVGWLKSSEAGR
- a CDS encoding ABC transporter ATP-binding protein, which translates into the protein MAATALAFDGVTKRFGDFTAVDDLSFSIPEGTIFGFLGGNGAGKTTSLRMALDILTPTAGRIDVLGSPPSRENASDIGFLPEERGLYKKMSVLDTIVYFARLKRMEPGPAKQSAMALLERLELADWAKSPVEKLSKGMAQKVQVATALVNSPKLLMLDEPFSGLDPVNQKMLEDLIADAAKGGATVIFSTHVMQHAERLCDRLLMLARGKKAFDGTQDEARAALPARLALASRTAPTALPGVDHAEAIGAAEDGWTQYDVRLSAGVTPEQLLEHCTTNGFGLRSFDVQTPSLHEVFIHFVGANEEIER
- a CDS encoding SRPBCC family protein, translated to MTDTKPKAAGWQIAKACGIAALWAIGCFFFVEWARPDSGVVSVSFTIIQPAAICAFIAYVGDPLGTRSRRYYALVPLVSGAGMVLVSVFVLQEGAVCIAMLAPLWILFGMAGTLFTWMLRDQNGEDNVADTFAAHGLLVLPMIALFVETTLTPPIAHYTVTDEVVIDAPAEEIWPLMQGMGHVDPDAGQWNISQSVIGIPRPRFAQLDGKGVGARRHARWDRGVYFDEVVDRWEPGRNIGWQFDFTQSDGWDITDPHLRPDGPYMRIQSGGYELEPLPDGRHLLRLHTTYAAQTHFNGYAALWGDLFLGDIQANVLEVIRQKAEGR
- a CDS encoding GbsR/MarR family transcriptional regulator; the encoded protein is MKVIDIPEARAFILHWGEMGSHWGVNRSVSQVHALLYLSEEPMHAEEICETLSLARSNVSTALKELQSYGIVTRTHIIGDRRDHFTAETDLWDMLMKIVIERKKREIDPTIQTLSDLTDQMAARDDVPEYVRERIGRMHDFMGTLSGWYDDVRRLPKSTLVALMKMGGKVARFIPVRNQTKH
- a CDS encoding spinster family MFS transporter gives rise to the protein MRTRRNSPWLALGILAAIATVGFIDRIVVNVLVEPIKQEFGLSDTQVSMLTWAFAALNVLGGFVTARFAERVRRLTLIAGGVTIWSMFTAACGLAGSWVQLLTARMGVGLGEAIGLPPNQSVISDYFPANKRGLAISILLLSPPLGAFIGFVGGGYVAQNFGWEATFLVAAIPGFVLGIAAYIFVGEPRRGQFDAEQGDDVPPISAFIERIWSLPSARYLILGSFIAAALSYALNFFFASLLVRKFDMGLAEAGLYTGVLASLPAALSIVGAGWLGDRLGERNPAAYALIPGVGLAIGGPLGVFGILQGDLTILLVCVGGSIFFTLSYLGITFATIQNLMHPRMRATASATLNGIYTLAGGVGPTLIGLLSDALSEEHGAGQGLAIAMAIGGAVYLLAALFYFLAARHLRSDTERVSGARAAV
- a CDS encoding DUF418 domain-containing protein, encoding MSTQDTSLTAAPAKKRIEALDALRGVAVIGIIPMNVIAWSMVPAAYINPRAGGGDGPLETVLWAITFVLVEDKFRTLFAMMFGAGVAILLDKATAHPRRDHYARMAVLLLIGLLHAILLAGNDILRSYALTGCLLPFVLGWPVRRLLVAAGVIVTVQTLVAGAFAIFYLVDPDTASVASAEQTYGFNPETTADFLQRSEEGFGERIARRLGELETMLFAAVVQVPTNLAAMLVGLGLWRSGMLAGQWETSRALGLAKRLALVSVPPLVALAAWAIASGFDAIVMASLFFAFTGPFDLLLGVAYAAAAMALFGGRWSGARLTTRLAATGRMALTNYLATSVVFAALFHACGLGLYGEIGRGMAEALVLLPVTLMLIWSPLWLARFRQGPAEWLWRSLAGLRLLPLRR
- the metK gene encoding methionine adenosyltransferase, with product MRQSYLFTSESVSEGHPDKVSDQISDAIVDFMLRHDNEARVACETLTATQRVILAGEIRCRGVFEDGDWLPGKKAEIEQIARNTVKEIGYEQDGFHWETLTFENHLHGQSAHIAQGVDSSGNKDEGAGDQGIMFGFACDETPDLMPATLDYSHKILQQMATDRKNGTAPFLEPDSKSQVTLRYENGKPVECTAIVVSTQHAPGYDKGEKEAELHAYVKGVVGNILPDGFITDNTVWHINPTGSFEIGGPDGDAGLTGRKIIVDTYGGASPHGGGAFSGKDPTKVDRSAAYITRYLAKNIVAAGLATKCTIQLAYAIGVSKPLSLYVDTHGTGTVADDKIEDAIRSIAKLGDLTPRGIRTHLGLNKPIYRQSAAYGHFGRSAEGDAFPWERTDLVDDLKAALA
- the lnt gene encoding apolipoprotein N-acyltransferase, with translation MTAPAAQAPERRYPIIDAMPRRAWAWSIGLGLLAATGFAPLGLWPVALIAMGLFAVMIARSESWKQALWLGWLFGWAHFTFGNNWIATAFTYQSEMPAFLGWLAVPLLAIYLGLYPALAGLAARLAVRSGPGWSFALVLAGAWIIAEWLRSWVFTGYPWNPFAMALLGPFDRPGLAALSPIMGTYALSGIGVLLGTAFVLLAAERRWRVGILVSALLIAGMYWPAPAPREGTQVVTIVQPQIPQPDIADPRRYEANFQELAGLSARAADEQSGPRVVLWPESGMADYLRPGYPQRYYDATTALGSPEFARRRIGGTVGENSVLLTGAIDLEIGEDETGYVRALGARNAVTALSPEGEILAGYAKAHLVPYGEYLPMREWLEPIGLSRLVAGSIDFWPGPGAQTLDLQEFGSVSPQICFEIIFSGQVVDRDARPDYIYNPSSEGWFGSNGPPQFLAQSRMRAIEEGLPVLRATNNGYSAVIDPRGVVRAYLRPSEEDRIDAIIPPAADPTLFARLGNILPLLWAISLLALAIVARGRRAG